Proteins from a single region of Chlamydia sp.:
- the infB gene encoding translation initiation factor IF-2 produces MNRSANTEKAKLTKNLKLKIKNAQLTKAAGLDKLKQKLAQAGSSDTKNSPASKAQTKEKSSKKVAGAPVFTPEVDSGIAESTARRIRAKDHSSFAVEPIAAGAVLPGDSSCLTLDALPQDLVENPSIPPKITFQEEELPEAFSSKQEGKESSEVTGKVLEHKEEPPIIRTRTEPKSIVSIKPKFGPTGKHINHLLAKTFKAPAKEAKTAAVAEESVQQPRSQTEPTTSANKQPSSGTNTRPTLATPSYRRDSSNNNSSKRGSERERSKRSDESVKAFTGRDRYGLNEGSSEEDRWRKKRVHKTKKQSEEHVVQCPSHIKIALPITVKDLAAEMKLKASELIQKLFIHGMTYVVNDVLDSQTIVEYIGLEFGCTIEIDSSEKEKLCLVENTVRDEINETDPQKLVIRSPIVAFMGHVDHGKTTLIDALRQSNIAASEAGAITQHMGAFKCSTPVGDITVLDTPGHEAFSAMRARGAETCDIVVLVVAGDEGIKEQTVEAIQHAKAANITIVVAINKCDKPNFNTETVYRQLAELDLLPEAWGGSIATINTSAKTGEGLQDLLEMLALQAEVLELKADPSTRARGIVIESELHKGLGAVATVLVQNGTLHLGEALVFNDCYGKVKTMHNEHNQLLQSATPSTPVLITGLSGIPKAGDPFIVVKNEKAAKEIINARLAGQQRSAALQKKRPNFDAVLQNKKTLKLIIKADVQGSIEALAHSILNIRSEKVDVEILSSGVGDISESDIRLASASKATVIGFHTGVESHAEALIKNLNIKVCLFDIIYHAIDSIKEIMTSLLDPIAEEKNLGAAEIKATFKSSQLGTIYGCLVTEGTMVRNQKIRIIRDKEILWKGSLSSLKRLKEDVKEVKKGMECGILLDNYQQAQIGDVLQCYEVIYHPQKL; encoded by the coding sequence TTGAACAGGTCAGCAAATACGGAGAAGGCAAAGTTGACGAAAAACCTAAAGTTGAAGATTAAGAACGCACAATTGACGAAGGCTGCTGGCTTAGATAAATTGAAACAGAAACTAGCTCAGGCCGGATCTTCTGATACCAAAAATTCTCCAGCAAGTAAGGCTCAAACAAAAGAAAAGAGCTCTAAAAAGGTTGCTGGCGCACCTGTTTTTACACCTGAGGTAGATTCAGGTATAGCAGAGTCTACAGCGCGAAGAATTCGAGCAAAAGATCATTCTTCATTTGCGGTAGAGCCAATTGCAGCTGGAGCTGTTTTACCGGGGGATTCGTCATGTCTAACACTAGACGCCTTACCCCAAGATTTGGTTGAAAATCCTTCTATTCCCCCAAAAATAACTTTTCAAGAAGAGGAACTTCCGGAAGCGTTTTCCAGTAAGCAAGAAGGAAAAGAGTCTTCAGAAGTTACTGGAAAAGTTTTGGAACATAAAGAAGAGCCTCCCATTATCCGAACAAGAACAGAACCTAAAAGCATAGTTTCTATTAAGCCAAAATTTGGCCCTACAGGAAAGCATATCAACCACCTATTAGCGAAAACTTTCAAAGCTCCTGCTAAAGAAGCGAAGACTGCGGCTGTTGCTGAAGAGTCCGTGCAACAACCACGATCTCAAACAGAGCCGACAACTTCTGCTAATAAACAGCCATCCTCTGGAACAAACACTCGTCCAACTCTCGCTACTCCTTCGTATCGCAGGGATTCTTCCAATAACAATAGTTCGAAGCGAGGATCTGAAAGAGAGCGTTCAAAAAGATCTGACGAAAGCGTGAAAGCTTTCACAGGCCGAGATCGCTACGGGTTAAACGAGGGTTCTTCTGAAGAAGATAGATGGCGGAAAAAACGTGTTCATAAAACGAAAAAACAGTCTGAAGAGCATGTCGTACAATGTCCTTCGCATATCAAGATCGCCCTTCCTATTACGGTTAAAGATCTTGCAGCAGAGATGAAACTAAAAGCTTCTGAGCTTATCCAGAAGCTGTTTATTCATGGTATGACTTACGTAGTAAATGACGTTTTAGATAGTCAAACTATTGTGGAATACATTGGACTGGAATTTGGATGTACTATTGAGATTGATTCTTCAGAAAAAGAAAAACTCTGTTTAGTGGAAAATACAGTTCGCGATGAAATCAATGAGACAGATCCTCAAAAATTAGTTATCCGCTCCCCTATTGTCGCATTTATGGGTCACGTGGATCATGGAAAAACAACACTGATCGATGCTTTGCGCCAAAGTAATATAGCAGCTTCAGAAGCTGGTGCTATTACCCAGCATATGGGAGCGTTTAAATGCAGTACACCAGTCGGGGACATTACTGTTCTTGATACTCCAGGGCACGAAGCTTTTTCGGCTATGCGTGCCCGGGGAGCCGAAACCTGTGACATTGTAGTATTAGTTGTTGCTGGGGACGAAGGGATCAAGGAACAAACTGTTGAGGCTATCCAACACGCAAAAGCTGCTAACATTACTATTGTTGTAGCTATTAATAAATGTGATAAGCCTAATTTTAACACGGAAACTGTGTATCGTCAGTTGGCGGAACTTGATCTTCTTCCTGAAGCTTGGGGAGGATCTATCGCGACCATTAATACTTCTGCAAAAACGGGAGAAGGCTTACAAGATTTACTTGAAATGCTCGCGTTACAAGCTGAAGTTTTAGAATTGAAAGCAGATCCTTCTACTAGAGCTCGAGGAATTGTTATTGAATCTGAGCTACATAAAGGGTTAGGAGCAGTTGCGACTGTACTCGTGCAAAATGGAACTCTTCATCTTGGAGAGGCCTTAGTGTTTAACGACTGTTATGGGAAAGTGAAGACCATGCACAATGAGCATAATCAGCTTTTACAGTCAGCAACACCTTCAACTCCAGTGCTTATTACGGGATTGTCAGGGATTCCTAAAGCAGGCGATCCTTTCATAGTCGTAAAAAATGAGAAAGCAGCTAAAGAAATCATTAACGCTCGACTCGCAGGCCAGCAAAGATCAGCAGCTTTACAGAAAAAACGACCAAATTTTGATGCTGTGTTGCAAAATAAGAAGACTTTGAAATTAATTATCAAAGCAGATGTTCAGGGCTCTATAGAAGCTTTAGCCCATTCGATACTGAACATTCGTTCAGAGAAAGTAGATGTAGAAATCTTATCGAGTGGGGTTGGCGATATTTCTGAATCTGATATTCGCTTAGCCTCAGCTTCTAAAGCAACGGTTATCGGATTTCATACAGGTGTCGAAAGCCACGCCGAAGCTCTCATCAAAAATTTGAATATTAAAGTTTGCCTATTCGATATAATTTACCATGCCATAGATTCGATCAAAGAAATTATGACAAGCCTTTTAGATCCTATAGCAGAAGAGAAAAACTTGGGTGCCGCGGAAATTAAAGCAACGTTCAAGTCTTCTCAATTAGGTACAATTTATGGCTGTCTAGTTACAGAAGGAACTATGGTGCGTAATCAAAAAATTCGCATCATTAGAGATAAAGAAATTCTCTGGAAGGGATCTCTTTCCTCCTTAAAACGCTTGAAAGAAGATGTTAAAGAAGTGAAAAAAGGTATGGAATGCGGTATTCTTTTGGATAATTACCAGCAGGCACAAATCGGTGATGTATTGCAGTGCTACGAGGTCATTTATCACCCACAAAAACTGTAG
- the rbfA gene encoding 30S ribosome-binding factor RbfA, which translates to MTENRRIKKANAMLREAIAKVILKDVKHPKISNRWITITRVSLSKDLQSARVYVSIMPHENSQEETLEALKASAGFIAFQASKDVVLKYFPDLSFYMEDIFSPQDHIERLLLEIAEQDKKTNP; encoded by the coding sequence ATGACTGAAAATAGACGAATAAAAAAAGCAAATGCTATGCTACGAGAAGCAATTGCGAAAGTTATTTTGAAGGATGTCAAACATCCCAAAATCTCAAACCGCTGGATCACAATAACACGAGTATCCTTGTCGAAAGATTTACAGTCTGCTCGTGTTTATGTATCCATTATGCCGCATGAAAACTCTCAGGAAGAAACTCTTGAGGCATTGAAAGCTTCTGCAGGATTTATTGCTTTCCAAGCTTCGAAAGACGTAGTTCTGAAGTATTTTCCTGATTTAAGCTTTTATATGGAGGATATCTTCTCTCCGCAAGACCATATAGAACGTCTTCTTCTGGAAATAGCAGAACAAGATAAGAAAACTAACCCATAA